A stretch of the uncultured Desulfobacter sp. genome encodes the following:
- a CDS encoding PilN domain-containing protein: protein MIRINLLPFRLARKKENIRRQVSIFFLSLALIILALGWVTFAMDNKISQTRSEVARVKAESLKYKKKADKVTRIKKDLAILENKLAIVANLKKRRNEQQVLLEQLADRLEKTKMWLSSVAADTKAVSIKGIAFDNPTIAAFMRNLERSKMFGAVDLKRSQTKVIGGDIRLKAFEITCKKIQPAKPDKDGKSKKGKK from the coding sequence ATGATACGAATTAATCTGTTGCCGTTCAGGCTTGCCAGAAAAAAGGAGAATATCCGTCGCCAGGTCTCCATATTTTTCCTTTCCCTTGCTTTGATTATTCTGGCATTGGGTTGGGTGACTTTTGCGATGGATAATAAAATTAGTCAGACACGCAGTGAGGTTGCCCGGGTCAAGGCCGAAAGCCTAAAGTATAAAAAAAAGGCGGATAAGGTTACCCGAATTAAAAAAGACTTGGCGATTTTGGAGAATAAACTGGCCATCGTAGCGAATTTGAAAAAAAGAAGGAATGAACAGCAGGTATTGTTAGAGCAGTTGGCAGATAGACTTGAAAAAACAAAAATGTGGCTGTCCAGTGTGGCCGCAGATACCAAGGCCGTTTCTATAAAAGGGATTGCCTTTGATAACCCGACTATTGCCGCATTCATGAGAAATCTTGAACGTTCTAAAATGTTTGGGGCAGTGGACTTAAAGCGGTCTCAGACAAAAGTTATTGGCGGTGATATTCGGTTAAAGGCCTTTGAAATAACTTGCAAAAAGATACAGCCTGCAAAGCCTGATAAGGATGGGAAGTCCAAAAAAGGGAAAAAATAA
- a CDS encoding type 4a pilus biogenesis protein PilO, whose protein sequence is MAGKKKDRTVKLSEKMDLLFEKIGALTRIQRLLICLGTLGIIGAGFYFLLLSPKLDALTAARQDLEKQNNLLSTYKSKAKALEKVEAQMAQAREKFNIAMTALPDKRELPSLLDEISKAGRDAGLEVQLFAPQNMVTKASYIEIPLSMTVSGRYHQMAEFFYRVAGLNRIVNMSSINMNRVSGKDAADKNKIQMKCVAVTYMFVEPKEDKNAGKKGKKRRKKR, encoded by the coding sequence ATGGCCGGGAAAAAGAAAGATCGCACTGTAAAACTAAGTGAAAAAATGGATCTCCTGTTTGAAAAGATAGGCGCGTTGACAAGAATCCAACGCCTGCTTATCTGTCTAGGCACATTGGGTATCATTGGTGCCGGTTTTTATTTTCTGTTACTCTCCCCAAAGCTTGATGCCCTTACGGCAGCCAGACAAGATTTGGAAAAACAGAACAATCTTTTGTCTACTTATAAGAGCAAAGCAAAAGCCCTTGAAAAGGTGGAAGCCCAGATGGCCCAAGCCCGGGAAAAGTTCAACATTGCCATGACCGCCCTGCCGGATAAAAGAGAACTGCCGTCTTTGCTGGATGAAATATCCAAGGCTGGAAGGGATGCCGGCCTCGAGGTCCAGCTGTTTGCGCCCCAGAACATGGTGACGAAGGCCTCCTACATAGAGATCCCATTGTCCATGACGGTTTCCGGCCGTTACCACCAGATGGCCGAATTTTTTTACCGGGTTGCAGGACTCAATCGTATTGTCAATATGTCGTCCATAAATATGAATCGGGTATCAGGAAAAGACGCGGCTGACAAAAATAAGATTCAGATGAAATGCGTGGCCGTTACCTATATGTTTGTTGAACCCAAAGAAGATAAGAATGCTGGTAAGAAAGGCAAGAAGAGACGCAAAAAAAGGTAG
- a CDS encoding pilus assembly protein PilP, which yields MQKTMKIFCVVGLGVLLLFVSACNEEPAPNPKMTKPSQVVSKPISKLNPSAKKSSVSVDAEKKQASVSDVPPARNFVKNSQIGGGIDGSEGVQKTGISKPMEKYNSNNRVDPFVPLIAEKNVSAESESSEDSKPKRTLTPLEKLALSQVKLVAVVEMQNRTIAMVEEATGKGYEVAVGTYIGPNGGRVTAITQEGIKIEEKVKDYQGKHHKRYEEIKFHKSEDGE from the coding sequence ATGCAAAAAACAATGAAAATATTCTGTGTGGTTGGCTTGGGTGTCTTATTATTGTTCGTATCCGCCTGTAATGAGGAACCGGCCCCGAATCCAAAAATGACAAAGCCAAGCCAGGTGGTTTCCAAACCTATTTCAAAATTAAATCCATCGGCAAAGAAATCGTCCGTTTCCGTGGATGCAGAGAAAAAGCAGGCTTCGGTTTCTGATGTGCCCCCTGCCCGGAATTTTGTGAAAAATAGCCAGATTGGGGGCGGCATTGATGGTTCAGAAGGGGTACAAAAAACGGGGATTTCTAAGCCCATGGAAAAATATAACAGCAATAACCGGGTGGATCCCTTCGTTCCTTTGATAGCAGAAAAAAATGTTTCTGCCGAATCAGAATCCTCCGAGGATTCAAAGCCCAAAAGGACATTGACTCCTCTGGAAAAATTGGCCTTAAGCCAGGTTAAGCTGGTGGCGGTTGTTGAAATGCAGAACCGGACCATTGCCATGGTGGAGGAGGCTACCGGCAAAGGGTATGAGGTTGCCGTTGGTACGTATATTGGGCCAAATGGCGGTAGGGTGACCGCCATCACCCAGGAAGGAATTAAAATCGAAGAAAAAGTAAAAGATTATCAGGGAAAACATCATAAGCGGTATGAGGAGATTAAATTTCATAAAAGTGAGGATGGGGAATAA
- the pilQ gene encoding type IV pilus secretin PilQ, whose translation MSVLLLAFTAGCVTQKNAAPASTVKVQESRTAQGDSADLPNTVDKIWVNPEKETFEVWIQGSPGLDDYTSIKQAFPFAVSVYLSNVHLAPGVDAGPFSDSRVSGIKIGFIDEAQTTVKVDILLKADLPYVVEEKPGRLGIILKGRQSSFESTAGADPVMEEPALDLKDASVLPENVPIPETTAHLTHIEFENNDLGQSDIQILTDHPVRYETIQNRNNSIGLILYNTMVPLYHQRPLITRYFNSAVEQVMPRPNPANPNDTLVDIQIREKVPFQVVQTTKGLHMTFEASTIAPPEFDKSKAHMHTAQKSTEDVEESDQGLLTAQEKKNSPDQDPLLNPASVRYTGEKIKLDFYETDIKNVFRILKSVSGKNFAIDKDVNGKVTLSLQDPVPWDQILDLVLKMNGLGKKMEGNVIRIATTATLAKEENERQEAIAARQKSENQKKALEPLVTEYIPVNYSDAKADIEPHVSQILTADRGKISVDTRTNMLIITDTQAKIDQANDLIYRLDKVTPQIMIEAKVVEVTKEFSRSFGVNWNLSNDADVLSDFVDDFSVSVNGAGSNVGVSGDFSFFGLFGSSVSALNAQLEASEEQGDVRIVSSPRILTLDNKKAMIKQGQEYAYLERDDSGGSSVAYKDIDLLLEVTPHVTPDNRISMTVRLTKNDVASISSDGVPTLATNEAETELLVNNNDTVVIGGVVKTTQSHDVDGVPFLAGIPGLGYLFGSKSKADDRNELLIFLTPSIVMLEQKKHIVQ comes from the coding sequence ATGTCGGTTCTGCTGCTTGCCTTTACGGCAGGGTGCGTTACTCAAAAAAATGCAGCACCGGCAAGTACCGTCAAGGTGCAGGAAAGTCGGACTGCTCAAGGCGATTCGGCCGATTTACCCAATACGGTTGATAAAATTTGGGTCAATCCGGAAAAAGAGACGTTTGAGGTATGGATACAGGGTTCTCCGGGGTTGGATGATTATACCTCCATTAAACAGGCTTTTCCCTTTGCTGTAAGTGTCTATCTGTCCAATGTCCATCTTGCCCCAGGTGTGGATGCAGGGCCTTTTTCCGACTCCCGTGTCAGCGGTATAAAAATCGGATTTATTGATGAGGCCCAGACCACTGTCAAGGTTGATATTCTGCTAAAGGCGGATTTGCCGTATGTTGTGGAGGAAAAGCCGGGGCGTCTGGGTATCATTCTCAAGGGCAGGCAGTCCTCTTTTGAATCGACGGCTGGGGCAGATCCTGTTATGGAAGAACCCGCACTGGACTTGAAAGATGCTTCGGTACTACCTGAAAATGTTCCTATTCCTGAAACAACAGCACATCTGACCCATATTGAATTTGAGAACAACGATCTTGGTCAGTCTGATATTCAGATTCTAACGGATCATCCGGTTCGATACGAAACAATTCAGAACCGCAATAATTCTATAGGACTGATATTGTATAATACAATGGTCCCCTTGTACCATCAGCGTCCTCTTATAACACGGTATTTTAATTCTGCCGTGGAGCAGGTCATGCCCCGGCCAAATCCCGCAAATCCCAATGATACATTGGTGGATATTCAGATCCGGGAAAAAGTGCCGTTTCAAGTGGTTCAAACCACCAAGGGCCTTCATATGACCTTTGAAGCGTCTACCATCGCGCCACCTGAATTTGATAAATCAAAAGCGCATATGCACACCGCTCAAAAGTCTACTGAGGATGTTGAAGAATCAGATCAGGGACTGTTAACGGCCCAGGAAAAAAAGAATTCTCCAGACCAGGATCCTTTGCTGAATCCCGCCTCGGTCAGGTACACCGGTGAAAAAATCAAACTGGATTTTTATGAGACGGATATTAAAAACGTTTTCAGGATTTTGAAAAGTGTGAGCGGCAAGAACTTTGCCATTGATAAGGATGTGAATGGTAAGGTTACATTGAGTCTTCAAGACCCGGTTCCCTGGGACCAGATACTTGATCTTGTTTTGAAAATGAACGGCCTTGGTAAAAAAATGGAGGGCAATGTTATTCGCATTGCCACCACGGCAACCCTTGCCAAGGAGGAAAACGAACGTCAGGAAGCCATTGCGGCCCGGCAGAAATCCGAAAATCAAAAAAAGGCATTAGAACCCCTTGTCACCGAATATATCCCAGTCAACTATTCGGATGCAAAGGCGGATATTGAACCCCATGTTTCCCAGATTTTGACCGCTGATCGGGGCAAGATTTCGGTGGACACCCGTACCAATATGCTGATCATCACCGATACCCAGGCCAAAATTGATCAGGCCAATGATTTGATCTACCGTCTGGATAAGGTGACACCTCAGATCATGATTGAGGCCAAGGTGGTAGAGGTCACCAAGGAGTTTTCTAGAAGTTTCGGGGTCAACTGGAATTTGTCCAATGATGCTGATGTGCTATCGGATTTTGTGGATGATTTCTCGGTGTCTGTTAACGGCGCGGGATCTAACGTGGGGGTCTCCGGTGATTTCTCTTTTTTCGGGCTGTTCGGATCGTCTGTCAGCGCACTGAATGCTCAGCTTGAGGCCTCTGAAGAACAGGGTGATGTCAGGATTGTATCCTCTCCAAGAATTTTGACCCTGGACAATAAAAAAGCCATGATTAAGCAGGGGCAGGAGTATGCCTATCTGGAGCGTGATGATTCAGGCGGCTCTTCTGTTGCATATAAAGATATTGATTTGTTGCTGGAAGTAACGCCCCATGTTACCCCGGACAACAGAATTTCCATGACTGTGCGGTTGACCAAAAATGACGTTGCCAGCATCAGTTCCGATGGTGTCCCGACCCTGGCGACCAATGAGGCGGAAACAGAACTTTTGGTCAATAATAACGATACGGTTGTTATCGGTGGCGTGGTTAAGACGACCCAGAGCCATGACGTCGATGGTGTCCCATTTTTGGCCGGCATTCCGGGGTTAGGCTATCTTTTTGGCTCAAAATCCAAGGCTGATGATCGAAATGAACTGCTAATTTTCCTGACGCCTTCTATTGTTATGCTTGAGCAGAAAAAACATATTGTTCAATAG
- a CDS encoding FAD-binding protein has translation MIPIQKFKEIVGDAFVFEDESTIHRYSRATLPKGTTPAAVLKPLNSSEVTDIIKIAKEHHVGIYPVSRGCNWGYGSACAVGDGQVILDLSRMNRIIHVDKTLAYAVIEPGVTQIQLVSYLKENNIPLWLDCSGSGPEASILGNTMERGFGHTPYGDHFLHSCGMEVVLGDGRTLKTGYGHYDNAQSTYVFKYGIGPYMDGLFTQSNFGVVTRLGIWLMPVPECLNMFYCNVPRDEDLAAVVDALRPLKLSGQVRSLIHIGNDLRVFSSFNQYPWEKAGNKTPLADDLRNHFCKKGGFGAWNVSGAIYGSRAQVRMTRKELKKALKSLGQIRFIGDGTLRIINCLSRLFDWFSLLPDLQTKFKSLDKVYGLLKGEPTDAFLFGTLWRVKTPVNPGTIADPLDFNAGMMWIAPIMPMTGETAERLIQLVNPVFDKYGFEPLITVSLITERAMVSVITIAYDKDNPAECKRAQECYDAFFSLIMSQGYVPYRTNIHTMKKLADQSQTFWEITKEIKSVLDPEGIIAPGRYQPFDKV, from the coding sequence ATGATCCCCATACAAAAATTTAAAGAAATTGTTGGTGATGCGTTTGTCTTTGAAGATGAATCAACCATCCATCGGTATTCCCGGGCTACTCTGCCGAAAGGCACTACGCCCGCAGCTGTTTTAAAACCGTTAAACAGCAGTGAAGTTACGGATATTATAAAAATTGCCAAAGAACATCATGTCGGTATTTATCCGGTGAGTCGGGGGTGTAACTGGGGATACGGCTCGGCCTGTGCTGTGGGGGATGGCCAGGTTATCCTCGATTTGTCAAGGATGAACCGGATTATCCATGTGGATAAGACTCTGGCATATGCCGTGATTGAGCCCGGAGTGACCCAGATTCAGCTCGTATCTTATCTAAAAGAAAATAATATTCCTCTGTGGTTGGACTGCAGCGGATCAGGGCCTGAGGCCAGTATTTTAGGCAATACCATGGAACGGGGGTTCGGACATACGCCTTACGGCGATCATTTTCTGCATTCCTGCGGTATGGAGGTGGTACTAGGGGACGGGCGCACTCTGAAAACAGGGTATGGGCATTATGATAATGCGCAATCCACCTATGTATTTAAATACGGTATCGGGCCTTATATGGATGGGTTGTTTACCCAGTCCAACTTCGGTGTCGTAACCCGGTTGGGAATCTGGTTGATGCCTGTGCCCGAATGTTTGAATATGTTTTATTGTAACGTGCCCCGGGACGAAGATCTGGCAGCCGTTGTGGATGCGTTGCGCCCCCTGAAGCTGAGTGGTCAGGTTAGAAGTCTGATTCATATCGGCAATGATTTGAGGGTGTTTTCTTCCTTCAATCAATATCCTTGGGAGAAGGCTGGGAATAAAACGCCGTTGGCTGATGATTTGCGCAATCATTTCTGCAAAAAAGGCGGATTCGGCGCCTGGAATGTCAGCGGGGCCATCTATGGAAGTCGGGCGCAGGTCAGGATGACACGCAAAGAGTTGAAAAAGGCGTTAAAATCGCTGGGGCAGATTCGGTTTATCGGCGATGGAACCCTTAGAATCATAAATTGTCTGTCTAGGCTGTTCGACTGGTTTTCTCTGCTTCCGGATCTGCAAACCAAATTTAAATCTTTGGATAAAGTGTACGGACTGCTCAAAGGGGAGCCCACAGATGCATTTTTGTTTGGTACGCTGTGGCGTGTCAAAACGCCCGTTAATCCCGGAACCATAGCCGATCCCCTTGATTTTAATGCCGGCATGATGTGGATCGCCCCGATCATGCCTATGACCGGAGAGACGGCAGAGCGTTTGATTCAATTGGTAAACCCGGTATTTGACAAATACGGTTTTGAACCCTTAATCACTGTGTCGCTGATCACGGAACGGGCGATGGTCAGTGTTATTACCATCGCCTATGATAAGGATAATCCTGCAGAATGCAAAAGGGCACAGGAATGTTATGATGCTTTTTTCAGCCTGATCATGTCCCAGGGATATGTGCCGTATAGAACCAATATCCATACCATGAAAAAATTGGCAGATCAATCTCAGACCTTCTGGGAGATAACAAAAGAGATCAAATCGGTATTGGATCCTGAGGGAATCATCGCCCCTGGACGATATCAGCCATTTGACAAGGTATGA
- a CDS encoding tetratricopeptide repeat protein: protein MKTKLFILICICAVTASCTPTVQNQKQNKIAQAIKKEGDVFQVQGNYTAALNKLLEAEKMAPDDPYIQNSLGLAYMGKERDDMAIKAFDKALSIKPDYTEALNNLGAAYLRDEKFDTAIETFNKVLEDITYPTPHYPLANIGWAQLAQKNYAVAQKYFFKALREVPGFIPAIHGLAQLYIQTGQSDRAVAYLEKHIKRAPETTIFHKDLAQAYEACGKTRQAIKAWQVTKQLAPEHSRLYYKAEQRLLELQ, encoded by the coding sequence ATGAAAACAAAATTATTTATCCTGATCTGTATCTGTGCCGTCACGGCATCCTGCACCCCAACAGTACAAAACCAAAAACAAAACAAAATCGCCCAGGCCATTAAAAAAGAGGGTGATGTGTTTCAGGTCCAGGGAAATTATACAGCGGCATTGAACAAACTGCTTGAAGCAGAAAAAATGGCCCCGGATGATCCATATATTCAAAACAGTCTGGGCCTGGCCTACATGGGGAAAGAAAGAGATGATATGGCCATTAAGGCCTTTGACAAAGCATTATCAATCAAGCCCGATTATACCGAGGCCCTGAATAATCTTGGAGCAGCCTACCTTCGGGATGAAAAATTTGATACTGCCATTGAGACATTCAACAAGGTTCTTGAAGATATTACCTACCCCACGCCCCATTATCCCTTGGCCAATATCGGCTGGGCACAACTGGCACAGAAGAACTACGCTGTTGCCCAAAAATATTTTTTCAAAGCATTACGAGAAGTACCGGGATTTATTCCAGCCATCCATGGTCTTGCCCAGCTATACATACAAACTGGACAGTCAGACAGGGCTGTGGCTTATCTGGAAAAACATATAAAAAGAGCCCCAGAGACAACCATATTCCATAAAGACCTTGCCCAGGCATATGAAGCATGTGGCAAGACCCGGCAGGCCATCAAAGCCTGGCAGGTGACCAAGCAGTTGGCCCCTGAACATTCAAGGCTTTACTACAAGGCAGAACAGCGTCTGCTTGAACTGCAATAA
- the thrC gene encoding threonine synthase: MNTNLDLFPEDIRPNIIPSPKGEMYYKCLGCGAEYGIEELLYVCPACNQVLLIHDRNKDRLKDVSGETWQKIFDYRKMLKIPALKGIYRYHEFIGPSIPLESIIYLGEGHTPMVEANAGLQERTGVKFYYKNDGQNPSASFKDRGMASALSSIKFLIDQGLVSEVISVCASTGDTSASAALYASYLGSQVKSAVLLPHKKVTSAQLAQPLGSGARVFEIPGVFDDCMKVVEHLSSSYPVALLNSKNAWRILGQESYSYEIAQDFDWDMDKKVVMVPIGNAGNISAVMNGFLKFYNTGIIDKLPKIIGVQSEHADPVYKYYLEPDESKREFKPVQTQPSVAQAAMIGNPVSMPRVIQIAREYDAASGHRNVFVVQVKEQQIMDWQLTANQNGHITCTQGGECLAGMVQAKASNLVNDNETVILDATAHAIKFSGFQDLYFKGELSDAYGISSDSRFINLPDFVSPDDPDLVPSQENPLGSSQFEKFVKDVSQKIATRLGL, from the coding sequence TTGAACACGAATCTTGATCTGTTTCCAGAAGATATCAGACCGAATATCATCCCCTCGCCCAAGGGGGAGATGTACTATAAATGCCTTGGCTGCGGTGCAGAATACGGCATTGAAGAGCTTTTATACGTGTGTCCTGCGTGTAACCAGGTACTACTGATCCACGACCGAAATAAAGACCGGCTTAAAGACGTTTCAGGCGAAACCTGGCAGAAAATCTTTGATTACCGTAAAATGCTTAAGATCCCGGCCCTTAAAGGAATTTACCGGTATCACGAATTCATCGGCCCCAGCATCCCCCTTGAGTCCATCATCTATCTGGGTGAAGGGCACACACCAATGGTGGAAGCCAACGCCGGACTCCAGGAAAGAACCGGGGTAAAGTTCTATTACAAAAACGATGGTCAGAACCCGTCAGCCTCATTTAAAGACCGGGGCATGGCCTCTGCCCTGTCCAGCATTAAATTTCTCATTGACCAGGGACTGGTATCCGAGGTGATATCGGTGTGTGCCTCCACTGGAGATACCTCGGCATCAGCTGCTCTTTATGCCTCTTATTTAGGGTCCCAAGTAAAATCGGCCGTACTTTTACCCCATAAAAAAGTCACATCCGCCCAGTTGGCCCAGCCCCTGGGAAGCGGTGCCAGGGTGTTTGAAATCCCAGGGGTTTTTGACGACTGCATGAAAGTTGTGGAGCACCTTTCATCAAGTTATCCCGTTGCACTGCTCAACTCCAAAAACGCTTGGCGGATACTTGGCCAGGAGTCCTACTCATATGAAATTGCCCAGGACTTTGACTGGGATATGGACAAAAAAGTGGTCATGGTACCCATCGGCAATGCCGGCAATATTTCAGCGGTCATGAATGGGTTCTTAAAATTTTATAACACCGGTATTATCGATAAACTGCCAAAAATCATCGGGGTTCAGTCCGAACATGCAGATCCGGTATACAAATATTACCTTGAGCCCGATGAGAGCAAACGTGAATTTAAGCCGGTTCAGACCCAGCCAAGCGTTGCCCAGGCAGCCATGATCGGAAATCCCGTATCCATGCCGCGGGTGATTCAAATTGCCCGGGAATATGATGCGGCCAGCGGCCACAGAAATGTTTTTGTGGTCCAGGTAAAAGAGCAACAAATCATGGACTGGCAGCTGACAGCCAACCAGAACGGGCATATTACCTGCACCCAGGGCGGCGAGTGTCTTGCGGGAATGGTCCAGGCAAAGGCATCAAACCTTGTGAATGACAACGAAACCGTCATTCTAGATGCCACGGCACATGCCATCAAATTCTCAGGCTTCCAGGACCTCTACTTTAAAGGTGAATTGTCTGACGCCTACGGCATTTCATCTGACAGCCGTTTTATTAATTTACCGGATTTTGTTTCACCCGACGACCCGGACTTGGTTCCGTCCCAGGAAAATCCCCTTGGATCCTCCCAATTTGAAAAATTCGTAAAGGATGTGTCCCAAAAAATCGCCACCCGTTTAGGACTTTAA
- the serS gene encoding serine--tRNA ligase yields MLDLKLIKNDLDTVVQGMKKRRANIDFSPFLENEEKRKALLIDIEELRHLRNTVSDEIAKMKKSGQDAQPSIDKMKGVSEQIKEMDKTLNELEAWIKAFLINIPNLPHEDVPMGNDDTENRHEKTWGSPRSFDFQIKDHADIAEDLGILNLKCAAKLAGSRFPLYIGAGARLERALINFMLDIHITEHGYTEVLPPFIVNKETMTGTGQLPKFEEDLFKLEGWDYYLIPTSEVPMTNIPAGEILDESKLPLKFTAFTPCFRSEAGSYGKDTKGLIRQHQFNKVEMVKITSPATSFDELESLLANAEDILQRLELPYQVVTLCTGDLGFSATKTYDIEVWMPGQDKYREISSCSNCLDFQARRANIRFRRENVKKPEFCHTLNGSGLAVGRTFAAILENYQMEDGTVKVPKALVPYMGGLEVIEHES; encoded by the coding sequence ATGCTTGATCTAAAATTGATTAAAAACGACCTGGATACTGTTGTCCAGGGCATGAAAAAACGCCGGGCAAACATTGATTTTTCCCCATTTCTCGAAAATGAGGAAAAAAGAAAAGCCCTCTTAATTGATATTGAAGAGTTACGCCATCTAAGAAATACTGTTTCCGATGAAATAGCCAAAATGAAGAAATCCGGCCAGGACGCCCAGCCAAGCATAGATAAAATGAAAGGCGTTTCTGAACAAATCAAGGAAATGGACAAAACACTCAATGAACTGGAGGCCTGGATCAAGGCGTTTCTTATTAATATTCCCAATCTGCCCCATGAAGATGTCCCCATGGGAAACGATGATACTGAAAATCGGCATGAAAAGACATGGGGGTCCCCCCGCTCCTTTGATTTTCAAATCAAGGATCATGCTGACATTGCCGAAGACTTGGGTATTCTCAATCTTAAGTGTGCAGCAAAACTTGCCGGTTCCAGATTTCCTTTGTACATAGGCGCAGGCGCTCGCCTGGAGCGGGCCTTAATTAATTTCATGCTGGACATTCACATCACAGAGCACGGGTATACGGAAGTGTTACCGCCGTTTATCGTAAATAAAGAGACCATGACCGGCACGGGCCAGTTACCTAAATTTGAAGAAGATCTGTTTAAACTTGAGGGCTGGGATTACTACCTGATTCCCACATCAGAGGTCCCCATGACCAACATCCCGGCCGGAGAAATCCTGGATGAATCCAAGTTACCCTTAAAATTCACGGCATTCACGCCCTGTTTCAGGTCCGAAGCAGGCTCCTACGGCAAAGATACCAAAGGGCTGATCCGACAGCACCAGTTCAACAAAGTGGAAATGGTAAAAATCACCTCTCCTGCAACCTCATTCGATGAGCTTGAATCATTACTGGCCAATGCCGAAGATATTCTCCAGCGCCTGGAACTGCCCTACCAGGTGGTGACCTTGTGCACCGGGGATTTGGGATTTTCCGCCACCAAAACCTATGACATTGAAGTTTGGATGCCCGGCCAGGATAAATACAGAGAGATATCCTCATGTTCAAACTGCCTTGATTTCCAGGCCAGACGGGCAAATATCCGATTCCGCCGGGAAAATGTCAAAAAACCTGAATTCTGCCATACCCTGAACGGGTCCGGACTGGCCGTAGGCAGAACCTTTGCAGCAATTCTTGAAAACTATCAAATGGAAGACGGAACCGTCAAAGTGCCCAAGGCGCTGGTACCGTACATGGGAGGCTTAGAAGTAATTGAACACGAATCTTGA
- a CDS encoding 5-formyltetrahydrofolate cyclo-ligase: MDEAKSAKNSVLSQVAERMNSLSPEQIEEKYNIIENKLFEFANFLESHQVFLYPPGSKEIPTEKIIRKAMEIEKSIILPVFTDVKNTFLLYKISNFDKDLVSNAHDMLEPNPERCKKIALDDVDIAIIPGLAFDDKGGRMGFGNNYYSKLITKLPETCRKVALAYEEQIVDQIQMESRKYTVDIIITDTRVIYKI, from the coding sequence ATGGATGAAGCGAAAAGTGCTAAAAACAGCGTGTTAAGCCAAGTGGCTGAGCGTATGAACTCCTTGTCCCCGGAACAGATTGAAGAGAAATACAATATTATTGAGAATAAATTGTTTGAATTTGCAAATTTTTTAGAATCCCATCAGGTGTTCCTGTACCCGCCCGGGAGTAAAGAAATTCCTACCGAAAAAATCATCCGGAAAGCAATGGAAATAGAAAAAAGTATTATTCTTCCGGTGTTTACGGATGTTAAAAATACTTTTCTTTTGTATAAAATTAGTAACTTTGACAAGGATCTGGTTTCCAACGCCCATGACATGCTGGAGCCTAATCCTGAACGGTGCAAGAAAATAGCCCTGGACGATGTCGATATTGCCATTATCCCGGGTCTGGCCTTTGATGACAAGGGTGGACGTATGGGGTTCGGGAACAATTACTATTCAAAGTTGATTACAAAGTTACCGGAAACATGCCGCAAGGTCGCTTTGGCTTATGAGGAGCAAATTGTTGACCAGATTCAGATGGAATCAAGAAAGTATACAGTAGATATTATTATTACCGATACCCGGGTAATTTATAAGATTTAG